From the Montipora capricornis isolate CH-2021 chromosome 2, ASM3666992v2, whole genome shotgun sequence genome, one window contains:
- the LOC138037279 gene encoding uncharacterized protein: MAGDISINPGPQWKFPCGFCSKPVKRNQRGIQCDNCDRWFHTRCCKIGDETYKTLGLSSYIWICCDCNAANYSTAPCNSLLDSFNSPGYFSPIANLQQTETSTTHVNNQQTRTTSPLAFLQQTKTTPLRTYKPKDQATKQRKYPCGICNKTVTWKQKAIRCENSSCGKWYHTDCQNVCSIDHEHHLDNTWICPDCALPNQSARLFDLHLSQTTFENSSSMYNADGDSCNSSLLFLGSPLASSSPTQLQHNLQTPVSKERPTRLLTINCQSILKNRESFATILDSTGCDIITGTESWLTDNIKDNEIFPQGYTIYRRDRETGQRGGGVFILINNDLISTRFQHAETKCEIVWARVEISSCKSLFIGSYHQPNAQDAESLAQLDESLARLPKNCHVWLAGDMNLPGIQWPSASIKPNCPTPAQHNIFIDILADHGLSQIVDQPTRGENTLDLIAVNNITLVNRSEVIPGISDHDAVFAEIDIRPQRYKQDKRRIPLYKKADWEKIETQLTITNQYIQNHVNSESTDSLWNKFKSDLHTAIDKHIPHKSCSSRNRSPWISAKIRKLLKKRKRLYRNSKQV, encoded by the coding sequence ATGGCTGGCGACATCAGTATAAATCCAGGGCCACAGTGGAAGTTTCCTTGTGGGTTCTGCTCAAAACCGGTTAAGCGAAATCAACGAGGTATTCAGTGTGATAATTGTGATCGATGGTTCCACACTCGATGCTGCAAAATCGGCGATGAAACGTATAAAACTCTTGGACTTTCATCGTACATATGGATATGCTGCGACTGCAATGCTGCTAACTACTCAACTGCACCATGCAATTCTTTGCTGGACTCATTCAATTCACCTGGATACTTTTCTCCAATTGCAAATCTACAACAAACTGAAACCTCAACTACACATGTAAACAATCAACAGACTAGAACTACATCTCCACTTGCATTCctacaacaaactaaaacaacACCTCTACGCACATATAAGCCAAAAGATCAGGCtaccaaacaaagaaaatatccCTGTGGTATCTGTAACAAGACTGTGACATGGAAACAAAAAGCTATTAGATGTGAAAACTCAAGCTGTGGAAAATGGTACCATACAGATTGTCAAAATGTGTGCTCTATCGATCATGAACATCATCTTGACAACACATGGATATGCCCAGATTGTGCTTTGCCTAACCAAAGTGCAAGATTGTTTGACCTCCACCTATCACAAACAACCTTTGAGAATTCTTCGTCAATGTACAACGCAGACGGAGATTCCTGTAACAGCTCCTTACTCTTTCTTGGCTCTCCACTAGCAAGCTCGTCACCGACCCAACTACAGCACAACCTGCAAACGCCAGTTTCAAAGGAGAGACCAACCAGACTTCTTACTATAAACTGTCAGTCAATCCTCAAGAACCGTGAATCTTTTGCCACTATACTAGATAGTACAGGCTGTGACATAATAACAGGAACTGAGTCATGGCTAACAGATAACATAAAGGATAATGAGATATTTCCTCAGGGCTACACGATATATCGCCGAGATAGAGAAACAGGACAGAGAGGAGGTGGCGTATTCATTCTTATTAATAACGACCTCATCAGCACAAGATTCCAACACGCAGAAACAAAGTGCGAAATAGTTTGGGCGAGAGTCGAGATATCATCATGCAAGTCCTTGTTTATCGGCTCGTACCATCAACCAAATGCCCAAGATGCTGAGAGCCTTGCCCAGCTAGATGAATCCTTGGCTAGACTCCCAAAGAACTGCCACGTATGGCTTGCTGGGGACATGAATCTACCTGGTATCCAATGGCCCTCTGCTAGTATTAAACCAAACTGCCCCACTCCAGCTCAACACAATATATTCATCGATATATTGGCCGACCATGGTTTGTCACAGATTGTTGATCAGCCAACGAGAGGTGAGAACACATTAGATCTTATAGCTGTTAACAACATAACTCTTGTGAACAGAAGTGAGGTTATCCCTGGAATCTCTGACCATGATGCAGTTTTTGCAGAAATCGACATTAGACCCCAAAGATACAAACAGGACAAGAGACGAATACCTCTCTACAAAAAAGCAGACTGGGAAAAAATTGAAACGCAGCTTACCATCACTAATCAATATATCCAAAACCATGTCAACTCCGAAAGCACTGATAGTCTATGGAATAAATTTAAATCTGATCTGCATACAGCTATTGATAAACACATACCACATAAGAGCTGTTCTTCACGAAATAGGTCCCCATGGATCTCTGCTAAGATACGAAAACTActcaagaaaaggaaaaggctATATCGTAACAGTAAACAAGTATGA
- the LOC138037281 gene encoding uncharacterized protein produces MWFQQLLNDHALDHWCKENFRVTRATFEYICQLVGPALCRQDTHMRDAIPMEKRVGASLWRLATGECYRSCGLMIGLSKSAVAKCCHEFVQQLCLLKGNYIKFPTIRGEVQAKINGFSERSMIPNIAGAVDGTHVPIKPPKTNHEDYFNRKHFYSYILHGVVDSTGLFLSVSTGYPWPLHDARVLRLSQIFDAAENDFIWTAPTVYVNATIVRPLIVGDSAYSLKPWLLCPFKDKGAFSQEQKKFNEELSKATIVSQHAYGLTKGR; encoded by the coding sequence ATGTGGTTTCAGCAGCTACTAAACGATCATGCACTAGACCATTGGTGTAAAGAAAACTTCAGAGTGACAAGGGCAACTTTCGAGTACATATGCCAGCTTGTTGGACCAGCACTTTGTCGACAAGATACGCATATGAGAGATGCCATCCCTATGGAGAAGAGAGTGGGAGCAAGTTTATGGAGATTGGCAACCGGTGAATGTTACCGCTCGTGTGGATTGATGATTGGACTTTCCAAATCAGCAGTTGCTAAATGCTGTCATGAATTTGTTCAACAACTTTGTCTGTTAAAGGGCAATTACATAAAGTTTCCAACCATAAGAGGTGAAGTTCAAGCCAAAATAAATGGATTCTCTGAGCGAAGCATGATTCCAAATATAGCAGGGGCAGTTGATGGCACTCATGTCCCTATAAAACCTCCCAAAACAAACCACGAGGACTATTTTAACCGTAAACATTTCTACAGTTATATATTGCATGGCGTTGTCGATTCTACAGGACTATTTTTATCTGTCTCAACTGGTTATCCTTGGCCTTTGCATGATGCAAGGGTCTTAAGACTAAGTCAGATATTTGACGCTGCAGAAAATGACTTCATTTGGACTGCACCAACAGTATATGTTAATGCTACTATTGTACGGCCCCTTATTGTTGGTGACTCTGCATACTCATTAAAACCATGGCTGCTTTGTCCCTTCAAAGATAAGGGAGCATTCAGTCAGGAGCAGAAGAAATTTAACGAGGAGTTGTCAAAAGCTACAATTGTTTCACAGCATGCATATGGCTTAACAAAGGGAAGATGA
- the LOC138037280 gene encoding putative nuclease HARBI1 has translation MIEEEWRENFRMSRGSLYKLADELRPYIEGKRTIMRTPVDVTLYYLSDEGKLGKTANAFGISRQVVSKIVHKVCKAITVHLGKKYIKLPFTEEVTNLVKKFHRAHGFPQCLGAIFQIHIQIKQPKTNSTDYIYRKSHYSLNVQAACDYSGQLRWRMQYYQLRSNSLSCHCFSA, from the coding sequence ATGATTGAGGAAGAGTGGAGAGAGAATTTTCGAATGAGCCGTGGTTCTCTCTACAAATTAGCCGACGAACTGAGGCCATATATCGAAGGAAAACGAACAATAATGAGGACTCCAGTGGATGTCACGCTGTATTACTTGAGTGATGAGGGAAAGTTAGGAAAGACAGCCAATGCCTTTGGTATTTCAAGACAAGTTGTATCTAAGATTGTACATAAAGTATGTAAGGCCATCACTGTACATCTTGGAAAGAAGTATATAAAACTTCCTTTCACAGAAGAAGTGACAAACCTGGTGAAAAAGTTCCATAGAGCACATGGTTTTCCCCAGTGTTTAGGCGCCATATTCCAGATTCATATACAAATTAAACAGCCCAAAACCAACTCGACAGATTATATCTACAGAAAAAGCCATTACTCTTTAAATGTTCAAGCTGCATGTGATTATAGCGGTCAGCTAAGATGGCGGATGCAATACTATCAACTGCGTTCAAACTCCTTGTCTTGTCACTGTTTTTCCGCCTAA